A region of Ornithorhynchus anatinus isolate Pmale09 chromosome 5, mOrnAna1.pri.v4, whole genome shotgun sequence DNA encodes the following proteins:
- the CFAP161 gene encoding cilia- and flagella-associated protein 161 yields the protein MATGTLGAAPGASLARRGGKVAMALGSYGPGVRIGNWNEDICLEEELMKDFLEKRDKGELLIQKSRKLKENLLKKVELSVSKDGCVHFGDTVMLVNIEPLNQDPNPFMQGHLTLSINPDELKAYVSDKLETPCGTSGSKNMSPIGRNTFTLLSPDGGALGEPIRYGQNFCLGTKGGFPDPVLYLASDHKTFLRATKLSRLQEVFLTDKMSYLAYWQAAFLDPQLRLEYEGFPIQANAKILIIHCHTNRGLAVHRNHFLRTYFGGECEVASHTHLDSHRVEKEQNHWILTTGNPSHDSPSMLERATPLSEETRALARTQSTMPPSPVPFPSQCAGN from the exons ATGGCGACGGGGACGCTTGGCGCCGCACCAGGCGCATCCCTCGCACGACGCGGTGGGAAAGTCGCCATGGCGCTGGGCAGCTACGGACCCGGGGTGCGGATCGGAAACTGGAACGAGGACATCTGTCTGGAGGAG GAGCTTATGAAAGACTTTTTGGAGAAAAGAGATAAAGGAGAACTCCTCATCCAAAAAAGCAGAAAACTTAAAGAAAATCTTTTGAAAAAG GTGGAGCTTTCGGTTTCCAAGGACGGTTGCGTCCACTTTGGAGACACAGTGATGCTGGTGAATATTGAACCTCTGAATCAGGATCCAAACCCTTTTATGCAAGGCCACCTGACCTTGTCTATAAATCCCGATGAATTGAAAGCCTACGTAAGCGACAAGCTGGAAACACCCTGCGGAACGAGTGGGTCAAAAAACATGAGCCCCATTGGAAGGAATACTTTTACCCTTCTAAG TCCAGACGGAGGTGCCTTGGGTGAGCCTATCAGGTACGGACAGAATTTCTGCCTTGGGACCAAAGGAGGCTTTCCAGACCCAGTG ttgtatctagCAAGTGACCACAAAACATTCCTGAGAGCGACAAAGCTGTCCCggctccaggaggtcttcctgacAGACAAAATGTCTTACTTGGCATACTGGCAAGCTGCTTTTTTGGATCCCCAGTTGCGTCTGGAATACGAAGGTTTTCCGATCCAG gcaAACGCCAAGATCCTCATCATTCACTGCCACACAAACCGGGGATTAGCGGTTCACAGGAACCACTTCTTGAG GACGTATTTCGGAGGGGAATGTGAAGTCGCTTCTCACACACACCTGGACTCCCACAGAGTGGAAAAAGAGCAGAACCACTGGATCCTGACCACCGGAAATCCGAGCCACGATTCTCCCTCCATGCTTGAGCGAGCAACGCCTCTGTCCGAGGAGACGAGGGCTTTAGCCAGAACACAGAGTACAATgcctccctccccagtgcccttCCCAAGCCAGTGTGCCGGGAATTAA